One part of the Armatimonadota bacterium genome encodes these proteins:
- a CDS encoding ABC transporter permease subunit, translated as MSKLSRFFTHLVLMAMSVFAALPLIWMVSTSLKADSQVYTGASGSTFSLSSLIPHPLVWDNYPKALNAVPFDLYLQNTLLLCVVCVLGAVLSSAVVAYGFARIDFRLSRPLFALLIATMALPGQVTMIPVFEMFRKLGWYGTYLPLMVPAFFGTPFFVFLLTQFFRTLPEEVAESARLDGASEFRIFWRIVLPLAKPALATCALFQFLGTWNDFMGPLIYINDPSKYTLAYGLQQFMSAFGGQWTQLMAASIVFTLPIIVLFFFAQRTFIQGIATTGGKN; from the coding sequence ATGAGTAAGCTGTCCCGGTTCTTTACGCACCTGGTGCTAATGGCGATGTCGGTATTCGCAGCTCTGCCACTGATCTGGATGGTTTCGACCTCGCTGAAGGCGGACAGCCAGGTGTACACCGGGGCGAGCGGGAGCACATTCAGTCTGAGCAGTTTGATCCCGCATCCGCTGGTGTGGGACAACTATCCGAAGGCTTTGAACGCGGTGCCGTTCGACCTGTACCTGCAGAACACGCTGCTATTGTGTGTGGTGTGCGTACTCGGAGCAGTGCTGTCGAGCGCAGTGGTGGCGTACGGGTTTGCTCGGATCGATTTTCGGCTGAGTCGACCGCTGTTTGCGTTGCTGATCGCGACGATGGCCCTGCCGGGGCAAGTGACGATGATCCCGGTTTTCGAGATGTTTCGGAAGCTGGGTTGGTATGGGACTTACCTACCGCTGATGGTGCCCGCGTTCTTCGGGACGCCGTTCTTCGTGTTCCTGCTGACGCAGTTCTTTCGGACCCTGCCGGAGGAGGTTGCGGAGTCGGCGCGGCTGGATGGAGCGAGCGAGTTTCGGATTTTTTGGCGGATCGTTCTGCCGCTGGCGAAGCCGGCGCTGGCGACCTGCGCGCTGTTCCAGTTCCTTGGGACGTGGAACGACTTCATGGGCCCGCTGATCTATATCAACGACCCGTCGAAGTACACACTGGCGTATGGGCTTCAGCAGTTCATGAGTGCTTTCGGCGGTCAGTGGACGCAGTTAATGGCGGCCTCGATCGTGTTCACGTTGCCGATCATCGTGCTGTTTTTCTTCGCCCAGCGGACGTTTATTCAGGGGATCGCGACGACGGGTGGGAAGAATTAG
- a CDS encoding PQQ-binding-like beta-propeller repeat protein, whose protein sequence is MASGTNLCYHEVGFRMIWLLIATDSSSVHPPMPPYRREATVPVFSSSYNPETIVAGNVFIAVNSNQCNAFSLPTMARLWSTQLPNEESGEHLLLAKDKVLVSASGYRKPSHLYALDLKTGKIAWQMGPITSNSAIALAGNTLYVSLKPTTVSAVDLTTRKARWTSTPWKADKQSLDNKTPRAIVASPTGLAVHSGHSVVGLNPKTGKQVWVQEQSYMFKGTLPTVVGVVWIETNLGSVGRSLQTGKVLWTLPKFGYGEYGGVTGGLFLGLDHGYVAEVDAKTGKVIWSKETGSHNMSGGYQYGSILGQTTFIVGENTAYICDLKGKVAFKGGPASMPPQPVWTDGKSLVCFDGTRLLRYVHGEETPIPTDSKGRQALAEQMVARFDDLDSAGKTRLMSLGDDAFPPVLHRLMKVCDEYDVAEKNQKIDSYALYSKYHDLADLLEKVTGKNRTNDLLDTLKNASKESSAKPFLLGLLAQHGDPEVITPFFLNELEGVKTPGFELYESATYVARSYIIQSKDPRAIAFMLKALRDPKADSELRIQAYWHLAGTGGEEGLQEVLKQRHHRELLRPIGERVLTGYLGAGEFGTTTKPEAEKKDASGRTWGLLTSGVLGSAGDLWLAEKVNGKWTNPLFTGVSLDGISRWVKNPPAEPKIAGKTAKELVKTDWVKLLVGNPELSKDSDHDGLTDLEEKRLGTDPQKADTDGDGDLDGVDPWPNVANRTLTEDEKVLAAAFEARYHDSDSEGPALFYGPKGMKSFEMPGRRGTVMWAPENSERWTLPLGMCYEQGIGLINVSPIQWNADKTIATVEISTAYGGLNGTGYQGIVKKFGDEWVVVEMGQTWVS, encoded by the coding sequence ATGGCATCAGGCACTAACCTTTGTTATCATGAGGTGGGGTTTCGTATGATTTGGCTTCTCATCGCCACCGACTCGTCGTCCGTTCATCCGCCCATGCCGCCGTACAGGCGCGAGGCGACGGTACCGGTTTTTTCCAGCAGTTACAATCCAGAAACGATCGTCGCTGGCAACGTCTTCATCGCCGTGAACAGCAACCAGTGCAACGCCTTTTCCCTGCCCACCATGGCACGGCTTTGGAGCACCCAACTCCCCAACGAAGAGTCGGGCGAGCATCTGCTTCTCGCCAAAGATAAGGTGCTGGTGTCGGCGAGCGGTTACCGCAAGCCGTCGCATCTCTACGCCCTTGACCTCAAGACGGGCAAGATTGCATGGCAGATGGGGCCGATAACCAGCAATTCGGCCATCGCTCTGGCCGGCAACACGCTCTACGTTTCCCTCAAGCCGACCACCGTCTCCGCCGTGGACCTAACGACGAGAAAAGCACGGTGGACCTCGACGCCGTGGAAGGCCGACAAGCAGTCCTTGGACAACAAAACACCCCGAGCGATTGTCGCAAGCCCGACCGGTCTCGCGGTTCACTCGGGCCATTCGGTGGTGGGATTGAACCCGAAAACTGGCAAGCAGGTTTGGGTTCAGGAACAATCGTATATGTTCAAGGGCACATTGCCCACAGTTGTCGGCGTGGTTTGGATCGAAACCAACTTGGGCTCAGTGGGCCGTAGTTTGCAGACCGGAAAGGTTCTTTGGACACTCCCGAAATTCGGCTACGGCGAGTATGGAGGCGTCACCGGCGGGCTCTTTCTTGGGCTTGACCATGGCTACGTGGCCGAGGTGGACGCTAAGACCGGCAAGGTGATTTGGTCAAAAGAAACCGGGAGCCACAACATGAGCGGCGGGTACCAATACGGTTCGATTTTGGGCCAAACGACGTTCATCGTGGGTGAAAACACAGCCTACATCTGCGACCTCAAAGGGAAGGTCGCTTTCAAAGGCGGTCCCGCATCAATGCCGCCTCAGCCGGTGTGGACGGACGGAAAATCGCTGGTGTGCTTCGATGGCACCCGCTTGCTTCGCTACGTTCATGGAGAGGAGACGCCGATACCGACCGACTCGAAGGGTCGTCAGGCTCTGGCGGAGCAGATGGTCGCCAGATTCGACGACCTCGATTCCGCGGGTAAGACTCGGCTGATGAGCCTGGGTGACGACGCGTTTCCGCCGGTCCTGCATCGACTGATGAAGGTGTGCGACGAGTACGACGTGGCAGAAAAGAACCAGAAAATCGACTCGTACGCCCTCTACAGCAAGTACCACGATCTCGCCGACCTGCTGGAAAAGGTGACGGGCAAGAACCGGACGAACGACCTGCTGGACACACTGAAGAATGCCTCGAAGGAAAGCTCGGCCAAGCCCTTTTTGCTTGGTTTGCTGGCTCAACATGGCGACCCTGAGGTCATCACTCCGTTCTTTTTGAATGAGCTGGAAGGGGTCAAAACGCCGGGCTTCGAGCTGTACGAGTCGGCGACGTACGTGGCTCGATCGTACATCATCCAAAGCAAGGACCCGCGGGCCATCGCGTTCATGCTGAAGGCCCTTCGCGACCCGAAGGCGGACAGTGAACTGCGTATCCAGGCGTACTGGCACCTAGCGGGAACCGGCGGCGAAGAGGGCCTGCAGGAAGTGTTGAAGCAACGTCACCATCGCGAGCTTCTGCGGCCGATCGGCGAGCGAGTCCTGACCGGCTATCTGGGGGCGGGCGAATTCGGAACAACCACCAAGCCCGAAGCCGAGAAGAAGGACGCCAGCGGGCGCACCTGGGGCCTGCTGACGAGCGGCGTGTTGGGGAGCGCGGGCGACCTGTGGCTCGCCGAAAAGGTGAACGGAAAGTGGACGAACCCACTGTTCACTGGCGTTTCGCTGGATGGCATCAGCCGTTGGGTCAAGAATCCGCCCGCCGAACCGAAGATCGCGGGCAAGACGGCTAAGGAACTCGTAAAAACCGATTGGGTGAAGCTCTTAGTGGGCAATCCTGAGCTATCGAAGGACTCGGATCACGACGGGCTGACCGACCTGGAAGAGAAGCGGCTGGGGACCGACCCCCAGAAGGCCGACACCGACGGCGACGGCGATCTGGACGGGGTGGACCCTTGGCCGAACGTGGCCAACCGCACACTAACCGAAGACGAAAAGGTGCTGGCGGCGGCGTTCGAGGCGCGATATCACGACTCGGATAGCGAGGGTCCGGCCCTGTTCTACGGACCGAAAGGGATGAAGTCGTTCGAGATGCCGGGACGGCGCGGCACGGTGATGTGGGCTCCCGAAAATAGCGAGCGATGGACCCTGCCGCTGGGGATGTGCTACGAGCAGGGTATCGGCCTGATCAATGTCTCGCCGATCCAGTGGAATGCGGACAAGACCATCGCGACAGTCGAAATCTCGACCGCCTACGGCGGGCTGAACGGGACCGGCTATCAGGGCATCGTCAAGAAATTCGGCGACGAGTGGGTCGTCGTCGAGATGGGTCAGACGTGGGTTTCGTAG
- a CDS encoding DUF5107 domain-containing protein: MAHGREAAVSPIATSASSRASARSTRSPKRTPLPSLPTMPASNGPSKSPSVSYNVHVYSTYTPRCMTNVVRVRRESVTLPTYEPAAPDRNPMFLERRVYQGSSGKVYPLPVIDRIAETAVDREWDAIYLDNGLVEVMLLPQIGGRIHAIRDLTNGYDAVYRQHVIKPALVGLAGPWISGGIEFNWPQHHRPSTYMPTEVAIENHEDGSVTVWMSEHEPMNRMKGMHGVCLKPGSSVVEIKARLYNRTPYTQTFLWWANIATRVHEAYKSFFPPDAHLVADHAKRAVSAYPLCEGYYYGVDYGTRGQTGVPEDEKPAEFLPKHCGGDGPDYAPNDLSWYANIPVPTSYMCIGTDKDFFGGYDFFAEAGLMHVADHHISPGKKQWTWGNHEFGYAWDRNLTDADGPYIELMAGVFTDNQPDFSFLAPGETKAFSQFLYPYQKIGPAQFATTDGAISITQTQVGVAVTSNRTATIKVRTNGKVEAWDDVVLSPNQPWIQPIEDADWVGVYVGGQELLSYEAKPEPGRSLDPATEPPQPSEIDSADELFLTGLHLSQYRHATRSPELYWREALRRDPGDLRCNNAIGLVHLHKGEFGLAREHFQRAVERSTFRNPNPYDGEPLYNLGLALRFLDRPNEAEEAFAKAAWNRAWQAPAFLALAELACARQDWKRTEGYLKEVIQRHTQNLKARNLLTTVRRKMGIDATPILTLADDQLDVWARHLSGQSAFANNGIRLDIVIDLMRSALYPEALDILENADKATTDGTAPMVAYYEAAVRTKLNLDPTDAYQRAQNACPDYCFPSRLEDIAVLQAAPKTDPRAPFYLGNLFYDRRRYDEAIACWERSVELDASNSIAHRNLGIAYFNVRRAVDQSLDAYDKAVLANPDDARLWYERDQLWKRVGKPDVDRLAALRQRPDIVERRDDLTIEFCTLLNEVGDVNEAAAILAHRRFQPWEGGEGMALGIHTQTHLKIGHRALQQGDAEMAKRHFEAAAYPPENLGEARHLLANASDVWLAMGDACVALDQREEAEKWWRRAAEFRGDFQEMAVQPYSEFTYFQAHAWQRLDQPQKAVALLESLKKYAKDLSESVAKIDYFATSLPTMLLFEDDLQARQDARAKLLDSLADKGLAELANHPLTPHR; this comes from the coding sequence ATGGCGCATGGTCGGGAAGCGGCAGTGAGCCCTATCGCAACCTCGGCATCGAGCCGTGCATCGGCGCGTTCGACTCGCTCTCCGAAGCGAACCCCGCTCCCGTCATTGCCGACAATGCCAGCCTCGAATGGTCCCTCAAAGTCGCCATCCGTCAGCTATAATGTACACGTGTACTCAACGTACACGCCAAGGTGTATGACCAACGTTGTTCGAGTTCGCCGTGAATCCGTAACCCTGCCCACCTACGAGCCCGCCGCCCCGGATCGCAATCCAATGTTCCTCGAACGGCGCGTCTACCAGGGCAGTAGCGGCAAGGTCTACCCCCTGCCCGTCATTGACCGCATCGCCGAAACCGCCGTCGACCGCGAGTGGGACGCGATCTACCTCGACAACGGCCTGGTCGAAGTCATGCTCCTTCCCCAGATCGGAGGCCGAATCCACGCCATCCGCGACCTCACCAACGGCTACGACGCCGTCTACCGCCAGCACGTCATCAAGCCCGCCCTCGTCGGCCTCGCCGGCCCTTGGATTTCCGGCGGGATTGAGTTCAACTGGCCCCAGCATCACAGACCCTCGACCTACATGCCGACGGAAGTCGCCATTGAAAACCACGAGGATGGATCGGTGACGGTTTGGATGTCCGAACATGAACCGATGAACCGTATGAAGGGCATGCACGGTGTGTGCCTCAAACCAGGAAGCAGTGTCGTCGAGATCAAGGCTCGGCTGTACAACCGCACCCCGTACACCCAAACCTTCCTCTGGTGGGCCAACATTGCCACGCGGGTTCACGAAGCCTACAAATCCTTCTTCCCGCCCGACGCCCACCTCGTCGCTGACCATGCCAAGCGCGCCGTCAGCGCCTATCCCCTTTGCGAGGGCTACTACTACGGTGTTGACTACGGAACCCGCGGCCAAACCGGCGTCCCCGAGGACGAAAAGCCCGCCGAATTTTTGCCGAAACATTGCGGCGGCGACGGGCCCGACTACGCCCCAAACGACCTCTCTTGGTACGCCAACATCCCCGTCCCGACCTCCTATATGTGCATCGGCACCGACAAGGACTTTTTCGGCGGCTACGATTTCTTCGCCGAGGCGGGCCTGATGCACGTCGCCGATCACCACATCTCGCCCGGCAAGAAACAATGGACCTGGGGCAATCACGAATTTGGCTACGCGTGGGATCGAAACCTCACTGACGCCGACGGTCCTTATATCGAGCTCATGGCCGGCGTTTTCACTGACAACCAGCCCGACTTCTCATTCCTCGCGCCCGGCGAGACCAAGGCGTTCAGCCAGTTCCTGTACCCCTACCAAAAGATCGGTCCGGCCCAGTTCGCCACCACCGACGGCGCGATTTCGATCACCCAGACCCAGGTTGGTGTTGCCGTCACGAGCAACCGAACGGCCACCATCAAGGTTCGAACCAATGGCAAGGTTGAAGCCTGGGATGACGTTGTTCTCAGCCCCAATCAGCCCTGGATTCAACCTATTGAAGATGCCGATTGGGTCGGTGTTTATGTGGGTGGGCAAGAGCTTCTCTCGTATGAAGCCAAGCCTGAGCCGGGCCGCTCGCTCGATCCCGCTACTGAGCCGCCCCAACCATCGGAGATCGACTCGGCCGACGAACTTTTCCTCACCGGACTTCACCTCAGCCAGTACCGCCACGCCACCCGAAGCCCCGAACTCTATTGGCGCGAAGCCCTTCGCCGCGATCCGGGCGACCTCCGATGCAACAACGCTATCGGCCTCGTCCACCTCCACAAAGGCGAATTTGGACTCGCGCGCGAGCATTTCCAACGGGCGGTTGAGAGGTCGACGTTCCGCAATCCTAACCCCTACGACGGCGAACCGCTCTACAACCTCGGCCTCGCCCTCCGCTTCCTGGACCGCCCAAATGAGGCCGAAGAAGCCTTTGCCAAAGCCGCCTGGAACCGGGCATGGCAAGCTCCAGCGTTCCTCGCCCTCGCTGAACTCGCGTGTGCCAGACAGGATTGGAAACGGACGGAGGGGTACTTAAAGGAGGTTATCCAACGCCACACTCAGAACCTGAAGGCGCGAAATCTCTTGACGACCGTGCGAAGGAAAATGGGTATCGATGCCACCCCGATTTTGACTCTCGCTGACGATCAACTGGACGTGTGGGCTCGGCACCTGAGCGGTCAGTCGGCTTTCGCCAACAACGGAATTCGACTTGACATCGTGATCGACCTCATGCGGTCCGCACTCTACCCCGAGGCCCTCGACATTCTTGAGAATGCGGACAAAGCCACGACGGACGGGACCGCCCCGATGGTCGCCTATTACGAGGCCGCGGTTCGGACTAAGTTGAACCTCGACCCGACCGACGCCTACCAAAGAGCCCAGAATGCCTGTCCCGACTACTGCTTCCCGTCCCGGCTCGAGGATATCGCTGTTCTGCAAGCCGCACCGAAAACTGACCCCCGTGCCCCGTTTTACCTAGGCAACCTCTTCTACGATCGCAGGCGGTACGACGAAGCCATCGCGTGTTGGGAAAGGTCCGTCGAACTCGACGCGTCCAACTCCATCGCTCACCGAAACCTTGGCATCGCCTACTTCAACGTCCGGCGAGCCGTCGATCAAAGCCTCGATGCCTACGATAAAGCCGTCCTCGCCAATCCTGACGACGCCCGTCTTTGGTACGAGCGCGACCAGCTTTGGAAGCGGGTCGGCAAACCCGACGTTGACCGACTTGCAGCTCTTCGTCAACGCCCCGACATTGTCGAGCGGCGCGACGACCTCACCATCGAATTCTGCACCCTCCTCAACGAGGTCGGCGATGTCAACGAGGCGGCCGCCATCCTTGCGCATCGCCGCTTCCAACCCTGGGAGGGCGGCGAAGGCATGGCCCTTGGCATCCACACCCAAACCCACCTCAAGATCGGACACCGCGCCCTCCAACAGGGCGACGCTGAAATGGCAAAGCGCCATTTCGAGGCCGCGGCATACCCGCCCGAAAATCTGGGCGAAGCCCGGCACCTGCTGGCCAACGCCAGCGATGTTTGGCTCGCGATGGGCGACGCCTGCGTTGCGTTGGATCAACGAGAGGAAGCGGAAAAGTGGTGGCGTCGCGCCGCAGAATTCCGTGGCGATTTCCAAGAAATGGCTGTCCAGCCCTACTCGGAATTCACCTACTTCCAAGCCCATGCGTGGCAACGGCTCGACCAGCCGCAGAAGGCCGTCGCCTTGCTCGAATCGCTTAAGAAATACGCTAAAGACCTGAGCGAATCCGTCGCGAAGATCGACTACTTCGCGACCTCGCTCCCCACGATGTTGCTCTTCGAAGACGACCTTCAGGCCCGCCAAGACGCCCGAGCCAAGCTCCTCGATAGCCTCGCTGACAAGGGCCTCGCCGAGTTAGCCAATCATCCGCTGACTCCGCATCGATGA